A genomic region of Trifolium pratense cultivar HEN17-A07 linkage group LG3, ARS_RC_1.1, whole genome shotgun sequence contains the following coding sequences:
- the LOC123918239 gene encoding actin-related protein 5 isoform X2: MAELLFETYGVPSIAFGVDAAFSYKYNQQRSVCDKDGLAMCPGFATTHVIPFVDGEPIYKGSCRTNIGGFHVTNYLKQLLSLKYPYHLARFTWEKVEDLKMEHCYIALDYVSEAQLFQKGTKEAEEKTKMWQLPWVPPPVEAPPSEEEIARKAANKERQGQRLREMAEAKRSSKINELENELRGLEFLLNQLGHFQESDIPSFLAETGYVSRQEVESARSKVVQSLRKQKGEQPESEKPDVPSNEKYTLINIPDDMLTAEQLVEKKKQLSLKSMSDGRQRLKQKRQEELQERVRKERLEEEKHSKNPELYLEQLRARYKDLSEKIDQRKRLKTNGGSSTNGNGLAGSVGRGERLNAAQRERMRLLATAAFDRGKGEDTFGAKDEDWQLYKLMSKDNDDDDEEPDEDTTELARISSKLQALDPKFVAAGTSQPAEAPRARPLTKEDFQIVFGVERFRCPEILFSPNWIGVDQVGLDEMAGVSIRRLSCKDEKLEERMTNSILVTGGSSLFPGIIERLEAGIRMIRPCGSPIKIVRALDPVMDAWRGASAYASTPGFYTQTFTRMDYYEKGEDWLRNYQLRYSL, translated from the exons ATGGCAGAACTTCTTTTTGAGACTTATGGAGTTCCATCTATAG CCTTTGGTGTTGATGCAGCATTCAGCtataaatataatcaacaacgaAGTGTTTGTGATAAAGATGGTCTTGCTATGTGTCCTGGATTCGCTACAACCCACGTGATTCCG tttGTTGACGGAGAACCTATTTATAAAGGAAGTTGTCGTACTAATATTGGTGGATTCCACGTTACTAATTATTTAAAGCAACTTCTTTCACTTAAATATCCGTATCATTT GGCTAGATTTACATGGGAAAAGGTTGAAGACCTGAAGATGGAACATTGTTACATTGCACTGGACTATGTTTCTGAAGCTCAATTGTTTCAG AAAGGAACGAAGGAGGCTgaagaaaaaaccaaaatgTGGCAGCTCCCATGGGTGCCACCTCCAGTTGAGGCACCTCCTTCCGAGGAAGAGATTGCAAGAAAGGCAGCAAATAAAGAGAGACAAGGTCAAAGGTTGCGAGAAATGGCTGAAGCAAAGAGGTCATCAAAAATTAATGAGCTGGAAAACGAATTGCGTGGTTTGGAATTTCTTTTGAATCAACTTGGACATTTTCAAGAGAGTGATATACCATCTTTCTTAGCAGAGACTGGCTATGTCTCTCGGCAGGAAGTAGAATCTGCCCGTAGTAAGGTTGTGCAATCCTTAAGGAAACAAAAAGGTGAACAACCTGAAAGTGAAAAACCTGATGTTCCCTCTAATGAGAAGTATACTCTTATAAACATCCCTGATGACATGCTGACGGCAGAGCag CTTGTTGAAAAGAAGAAACAGTTGTCACTCAAATCTATGTCTGATGGGAGGCAACGATTAAAACAGAAGCGCCAGGAAGAGTTACAGGAAAGAGTGAGGAAAGAACGGCTAGAAGAGGAGAAACACTC GAAGAACCCAGAGCTTTACTTGGAACAATTGCGTGCCAGATACAAGGACCTTTCGGAGAAAATTGACCAGCGTAAACGGCTCAAGACAAATGGAGGCTCTTCCACAAATGGAAATGGTTTGGCGGGTAGTGTTGGCCGTGGTGAGAGACTTAATGCTGCTCAAAGGGAAAGAATGCGCCTGCTGGCAACTGCTGCCTTTGATCGTGGTAAGGGCGAGGATACATTTGGTGCCAAAGATGAAGATTGGCAACTTTACAAATTGATGAGTAAAGATAATGATGACGACGACGAGGAACCAGATGAGGATACCACAGAGCTAGCCCGCATCTCTTCGAAGCTCCAG GCCTTGGATCCAAAATTTGTGGCCGCGGGAACCTCCCAACCTGCCGAGGCGCCACGTGCTCGTCCGCTCACCAAAGAAGATTTTCAGATTGTTTTTGGGGTTGAAAGGTTCAGGTGCCCTGAAATTTTGTTCAGTCCAAACTGGATTGGTGTTGATCAAGTTGGATTAGATGAGATGGCTGGGGTGTCGATAAGAAGGTTATCATGTAAAGACGAAAAGCTTGAAGAGAGAATGACTAATTCAATACTTGTGACTGGTGGAAGTTCTCTTTTCCCCGGCATCATTGAACGCCTTGAAGCTGGAATTCGGATGATAAGACCATGTGGTTCGCCTATAAAAATTGTTAGAGCGCTTGATCCAGTTATGGATGCATGGCGTGGCGCGTCTGCTTATGCATCAACCCCAGGTTTCTACACACAAACATTCACTAGGATGGATTATTATGAAAAAGGTGAAGACTGGCTTCGGAATTATCAACTTCGATATTCATTGTAA
- the LOC123918241 gene encoding uncharacterized protein LOC123918241, giving the protein MNYRAWNHRCWLISYTTNEQRLLQKIAEDQSYTEETASYGHNADIVQVVKDKLDWNETLIKRYFGRENAKAAESDAAQTYSAAVNWKSPTLGRFKCNIDAFFASHLNRV; this is encoded by the exons ATGAATTATCGTGCATGGAATCATCGTTGCTGGTTAATCTCATACACGACTAACGAACAG CGGCTACTGCAGAAAATTGCGGAGGACCAAAGTTACACAGAAGAAACTGCATCTTATGGTCATAATGCTGATATTGTCCAAGTAGTGAAG GACAAACTTGATTGGAATGAAACATTGATAAAGCGTTACTTCGGAAGAGAG AATGCTAAAGCAGCTGAGTCTGATGCGGCTCAGACATATTCGGCGGCTGTTAATTGGAAAAGTCCAACTCTGGGGCGATTCAAATGTAATATTGATGCATTCTTTGCGTCACATTTAAATAGAGTTTGA
- the LOC123918244 gene encoding telomere repeat-binding protein 4-like: MVLKKRVNNGFTGFQVPVIPKAPRSARGRGALNKTVEDGQVCAFEILASIAGKLLEESESSASSNASEANSQGVIVQDRQDEGKPSMMEGIHQGTCTDSIFTTDVASQNRDQKPLLHVKSDFSLEKVEIANVKTETVESYNKYGSYTNRLVEAPENFRESCNRKIKKGFRSDKCGLKDRLELYMSPSLADSKTNVKYPLHRKPFPTDSFAKRGNGIKIDFRDDDENFLRCTKVCTKSKAFRSPRRMAHRRIKNLLSSKYWNVAPKLKDCELSRSDLEVPLYRKRKTCNNSDRSRHSTIVKRRKFFDRVSGVTSDGGFSSESVSNSPEKGMDGHKPSSSSKLQVTEDSHVKFRIKSFKIPELYIEVPETATVGSLKRTVMEAVMAIIGGGMNVGVLLQGEDIGDDNRTLEQTGLSCNENLDALSFMLEPSSLLASLPVSCVGDPSSQCETSEPIRSPETPALDSGISDPVCDINLPTNQDTLVENNHDSTCSPTDTIVDKITPDHSRAIVALPASTEPLAMVPVSQKVKRSEFIHRRTRRPFSVTEVEALVHAVEELGTGRWRDVKLRAFENADHRTYVDLKDKWKTLVHTAKISPQQRRGEPVPQELLDRVLGAHAYWSQNQIKQHGKHQGGTGATLKITETSAERVSIHV, from the exons ATGGTGTTGAAGAAGAGGGTAAATAATGGATTCACTGGCTTTCAAGTTCCGGTTATTCCTAAAGCTCCTAGATCTGCAAGA GGAAGGGGTGCATTAAACAAAACGGTTGAGGATGGTCAAGTTTGTGCTTTTGAAATATTGGCGTCGATAGCTGGCAAGCTATTGGAGGAAAGTGAAAGTTCTGCTTCTAGCAATGCATCCGAAGCAAATAGCCAAGGTGTCATTGTGCAAGATCGACAAGATGAAGGTAAACCATCGATGATGGAGGGAATTCATCAAGGAACCTGTACAGATAGTATATTTACAACTGACGTAGCCTCACAAAACCGTGATCAGAAACCTCTTCTGCACGTGAAGTCCGATTTTTCATTGGAAAAAGTTGAAATAGCTAATGTGAAGACTGAAACGGTTGAATCATATAATAAATATGGAAGTTATACTAATAGATTAGTAGAAGCACCTGAAAATTTCAGGGAGTCTTGTAACAGGAAAATTAAGAAAGGATTCAGATCCGATAAATGTGGTTTGAAAGATCGGCTAGAATTGTACATGTCTCCTTCTCTGGCCGACTCAAAAACTAATGTAAAATATCCACTTCATAGGAAGCCTTTCCCCACCGATTCCTTTGCCAAGCGTGGGAATGGCATTAAGATAGATTTTAGAGATGATGACGAAAACTTTTTAAGGTGCACAAAGGTTTGCACTAAGTCGAAGGCTTTTAGGTCTCCACGACGCATGGCACACCGCAGAATCAAGAATCTGCTGTCTTCTAAATACTGGAACGTTGCTCCAAAGTTGAAGGACTGTGAACTTTCTAGATCTG ATCTCGAAGTACCTCTTTATCGTAAGAGGAAGACTTGTAACAATTCCGACAGATCTCGCCACAGCACCATTGTTAAGAGGAGGAAATTCTTTGACCGGGTTTCTGGAGTAACTTCTGATGGAGGATTTAGCAGCGAGAGTGTGTCAAATTCGCCTGAGAAAGGAATGGATGGACACAAGCCTAGCTCCTCTTCGAAACTGCAAGTAACCGAGGATTCTCATG TGAAATTTCGCATTAAGTCGTTTAAGATACCAGAGCTTTACATCGAGGTTCCCGAAACTGCAACTGTTGGTTCACTAAAG AGGACAGTCATGGAGGCAGTTATGGCTATAATTGGAGGCGGTATGAATGTCGGTGTTCTTCTTCAGGGAGAAGACATTGGAGATGACAATAGAACACTTGAGCAGACTGGTTTATCTTGCAATGAGAATCTGGATGCCCTCAGTTTCATGTTGGAGCCTAGTTCTCTACTAGCTTCTCTTCCTGTTTCTTGTGTTGGTGATCCTTCTTCTCAATGCGAAACATCCGAACCTATCAG GTCTCCGGAAACTCCTGCATTAGATTCAGGGATATCTGATCCCGTGTGTGACATCAATTTGCCGACAAATCAAGACACTCTAGTTGAAAATAACCATGACTCTACTTGTTCTCCCACTGACACCATAGTTGACAAAATAACACCAGATCATTCCAGAGCGATTGTTGCTCTTCCGGCTAGTACCGAACCATTAGCTATGGTCCCTGTGAGTCAGAAAGTCAAGCGTTCCGAGTTTATACATCGTCGAACCAGGAGACCATTCTCTGTAACTGAGGTAGAAGCACTTGTTCATGCAGTTGAAGAACTTGGGACTGGAAG GTGGCGTGATGTTAAGTTGCGAGCTTTTGAGAATGCTGATCATAGAACTTATGTAGATTTAAAG GATAAATGGAAAACACTAGTGCACACTGCGAAAATCTCCCCTCAACAAAGGAGAGGAGAGCCGGTACCTCAGGAGTTATTGGACAGAGTTTTAGGAGCACATGCTTACTGGTCTCAGAACCAAATCAAGCAACATGGAAAGCATCAAGGTGGAACAGGAGCAACATTGAAGATTACAGAAACCTCAGCGGAAAGGGTGTCCATTCATGTGTAG
- the LOC123918243 gene encoding protein FIZZY-RELATED 3: MESPQARKSGINLPAGMSSIASLRLETLSTPPSSASPRAISNLSSSPSSKNSTCSDRFIPCRSSSRLHTFGLIDKPSPVKEGSNEAYSRLLKSELFGSDFASPSSPAGPCSPSKNMLRFKTDSSGPSSPFSPSPSIFGQYSGFSNECSTPPKPPRKVPKTPNKVLDAPSLQDDFYLNLVDWSSQNTLAVGLGTCVYLWSASNSKVTKLCDLGPYDGVCSVQWTKEGSFISIGTNLGQVQIWDGTKCKKVRTMAGHQTRTGVLAWNSRILASGSRDRNILQHDMRVSSDFIGKLVGHKSEVCGLKWSCDDRELASGGNDNQLLVWNQHSQQPTLRLTEHTAAVKAIAWSPHQSNLLVSGGGTADRCIRFWNTTNGHQLNHVDTGSQVCNLAWSKNVNELVSTHGYSQNQIMVWKYPSLAKVATLTGHSMRVLYLAMSPDGQTIVTGAGDETLRFWNVFPSMKTPTPVKDTGLWSLGRTQIR, from the exons ATGGAGTCACCACAAGCAAGAAAATCTGGGATAAACCTCCCAGCTGGAATGTCCAGCATAGCATCACTCCGCCTCGAAACCCTATCAACTCCACCATCATCCGCTTCGCCTCGCGCAATCTCAAACCTTTCATCATCACCATCTTCAAAAAATTCTACATGTAGTGATAGATTCATACCATGTAGATCATCATCAAGACTCCACACATTCGGTTTAATCGATAAACCATCACCGGTTAAAGAAGGGAGTAATGAAGCTTATTCCAGATTGTTGAAATCTGAGCTTTTTGGATCTGATTTTGCTTCTCCTTCTTCTCCTGCAGGTCCTTGTTCTCCTAGTAAGAATATGTTACGGTTTAAGACAGATTCTTCTGGTCCTTCTTCTCCGTTTTCGCCTTCTCCTTCGATTTTTGGACAATATTCTGGATTCTCTAATGAGTGTTCTACTCCTCCTAAGCCTCCTAGGAAAGTCCCTAAAACACCCAACAAG GTTCTAGATGCCCCTTCACTTCAAGATGACTTTTACTTGAATCTTGTGGACTGGTCCTCACAAAATACTCTAGCAGTGGGACTTGGCACTTGTGTTTATCTCTGGAGTGCTTCAAACAGTAAA GTGACTAAGTTGTGTGACTTGGGACCTTATGATGGTGTATGTTCTGTCCAGTGGACTAAGGAGGGTTCTTTCATATCCATTGGTACAAACCTTGGTCAAGTTCAG ATTTGGGATGGTACTAAATGCAAGAAGGTGAGAACAATGGCAGGTCATCAAACAAGAACCGGTGTCTTAGCATGGAATTCTCGCATATTGGCTTCAGGGAGTAGGGATAGGAACATACTTCAACATGACATGAGAGTTTCAAGTGACTTTATTGGCAAGCTTGTTGGTCACAAGTCTGAG GTATGTGGATTGAAATGGTCCTGTGATGACAGGGAACTTGCTTCTGGTGGTAATGATAATCAG CTATTGGTATGGAATCAGCATTCTCAGCAACCAACTTTGAGACTCACAGAGCACACTGCTGCTGTGAAAGCCATTGCTTGGTCACCTCACCAGAGCAACCTTCTTGTGTCTGGTGGTGGAACTGCCGATAGGTGTATTCGTTTCTGGAACACAACAAATGGCCACCAATTGAACCATGTTGACACTGGAAGCCAG GTGTGTAACCTTGCTTGGAGTAAAAATGTGAATGAGCTAGTCAGTACTCATGGTTACTCACAAAATCAAATCATGGTGTGGAAATATCCATCACTGGCAAAG gttGCAACTCTAACGGGTCACAGCATGAGAGTACTATACCTTGCAATGTCTCCTGATGGTCAG ACAATAGTGACTGGTGCTGGGGATGAAACTCTGCGGTTTTGGAATGTTTTCCCATCAATGAAAACACCT ACCCCAGTTAAAGATACAGGCCTATGGTCACTGGGCCGCACCCAAATTCGATGA